In Vallitalea okinawensis, one DNA window encodes the following:
- a CDS encoding transporter permease, giving the protein MVKVINSLGNYMREKWNGFIWLLIVSISFYMCLDTKYMSALGDTFIELIGLKSWSAGDKGLHLTVLYFGVIIITGLFVIEKSLIIPKKIKRWKAFMIFVLLVSLSHLITTSVLISIKSNLPGLLSVGFDKTSEGYYEIEYNGDKLIDFDIKLELRNYSDEDKHFSIQFEKNYKEEGSKEIFTIYDKENNIAVFSLEAKEEKIFEIDSKKYYIERDQTGRDDIYSSRGPVQEVILVNKQDDSVRLHKDNFLGEGIEKQ; this is encoded by the coding sequence ATGGTTAAGGTTATTAATTCCTTAGGAAATTACATGAGGGAGAAATGGAATGGATTTATTTGGTTACTCATCGTAAGTATATCTTTTTACATGTGTCTTGATACAAAATATATGTCGGCTTTAGGTGATACTTTTATTGAACTTATAGGGTTAAAATCATGGAGTGCAGGTGATAAAGGGCTACATCTTACAGTGTTATATTTTGGTGTTATAATCATTACTGGTCTATTTGTTATTGAGAAAAGCTTAATTATACCGAAGAAAATAAAAAGATGGAAAGCGTTCATGATTTTCGTATTACTAGTAAGTTTAAGTCATCTAATCACAACTTCTGTACTGATTAGTATAAAGAGTAACTTACCAGGATTACTAAGTGTAGGTTTTGATAAAACAAGTGAAGGGTATTACGAGATTGAATATAATGGCGACAAACTTATAGACTTTGATATCAAGCTTGAACTGAGAAATTATAGCGATGAAGATAAACACTTTAGTATTCAGTTTGAGAAGAATTATAAAGAAGAAGGTTCAAAAGAGATTTTTACTATTTATGATAAAGAAAATAATATTGCAGTCTTCAGTTTAGAGGCTAAAGAAGAAAAAATATTTGAAATAGATTCAAAGAAGTATTACATAGAAAGAGATCAGACTGGAAGAGATGATATATATTCCTCAAGGGGGCCTGTACAGGAAGTAATATTAGTTAATAAGCAGGATGATTCAGTTAGATTACATAAAGATAATTTTTTAGGAGAAGGAATAGAAAAGCAATAA